The Kitasatospora albolonga nucleotide sequence GAGCGAGTCGGGGAGCATCGTGCGCTGGAGTTCGTCCGCGATGTACGCCTCGCGCCCGTACAGCACGGCCTTGTCGATGCCGAGCGCGGTGTGCGTCGCCAGCTGGGCGGCGACCAGCAGGTCACTGGCCTCGAACGGGGGCCGCTCGGTGGAGCGTACGAAGACGGCGGCGCCGATCACCCGGCGTCTGCCGCGCAGCGGGGCGAGGATCGCCCGGTGGCCGGTGGGGACCGGACGCCCGGGGCCCAGCAGCTCGGGCAGCGCGGCCCGGGCCGCCGCCGAGTCGCCGAAGACCGGCCGCACCCCGCGCAGCACCTCCGCCAGCGCGCCGCCCGCCCGCACCTCGCACAGCTCGGCGGCGGGCATCAGATCGGCCGTCGGGTCGGCGAGGAGGGGCCGCAGCCGCTCCGTCTCCGCACCGGCCTCGCCGTCCTCGTCGGTCAGGCGGAGCCGGTCGCTGCGGCGCAGCCGCAGCACGAACGGGCTCACCGGCCGCTCGTCCCCGACCGGCAGCGGATCGCGCAGATAGACCAGGATCGCGTCGGAGAACGTCGGCACGCTCGCCCGGCACAGGCCCAGCACGATCTCGTCCAGGTCGATGCCCCGGGCGATCCGCCGGGTCGCGGCCCCGACGAAGCGCAGCCGGTCGCCCTCGCGGCGGGTCGCCGACTGGGCCTCGGCGACGGCGGCCGGTCCGGGGCCCGGGTTCGGCGCGGCGGCGGGCGCCGGGATCGCGGCCGCGGCGGCCGCCGCCGAGGCGTCCTGCTGCCGGGGCCGGGTGCGCTCCTGCTGCCGCGCCGCGAGAGGCTGCCGGCCTTCGTGGGAGGTGGGGTGCTCCGTCACGCGTGGGGTTCCGTCCGTCCGGGCCGGTTGTATGGGGCAGTCACTTCGTGAGGCGCCACTGTGCCCCGGCGACCGCGATGAGGACAACGGCTGTCTGCGGATGCCCCCGCGCGCGAGGCCGAAACCGAGCGTCCGGGAGTTGGCCGGACGACGCTGTTCCGCACGGCGGCCGGTCCGCGCACGGCGGTGCGGCAGCGGGCAGCGAACATCTCTCCCACCCCCTCGTGGTGGCCTGCGACCGGGCGGTACGGCCGGGTCCGTGGCCCGTCCCTCCGCACGACCGGTGCGATGACTTGTGGTCAGTTCCGGTGTGGTGTGCGCCGTTCGCGCCGGCGCCTCCCTCGGGGAGCCGGGCCTGCCGACCGGGCCCCGGGGGGTGCGTCCAGGGTCTCACGACGGCATATGGGCAGGGGTGCGGTCCCAGTCATCCGGCAGCGGCGGAATCTGCCACCGCGGATCGGGCCGCCAGTGCTCCCAGCCGTCCCGGAACGGCGAGCCCCACCCCGAGATCACCTCGACCGCCGCCCGGCCCGCCTCCCGGACCCGGACGGCGGTCGCCGGGTCCATCAGGCCGACGTGCTGCGCCTGGGCGAACTCGTCCTCGTCGAGCCACTTCCAGCTCCGGTCCGGGTGCACGGAGATGTCGAGGAAGTGATCCTCGGAATCCACCCCTCCGGACCACCGGAGGCGCGGCTCCTCCAGGTTCACGTACCAGTTCCGGAAGGTCCACCCCCGGTCCCAGAAGAGCCAGACCGACCACGGGTCCCCGGGCCGGGCCAGCTTCAGCACCCCGGCCCCGAACCAGGTGGAGCGCGTGGTGGTGCGGGGCGCGGTGTAGCGGGTGGCGAGCGGTTCGGCGTGCACCTGGGTGCCGTTCGCCAGGACCGGGCGTACGCATTCGGTGCCGGGCGCCATCCAGACGGCGAGCAGGTCGTCGGTGTCCTGGACGACGGTCACCGGGCGGCAGATGTGGACGGGCGGGGCGCCCGGCGCCCGGTGGGCCCGGCCGTTGTCGCGGTAGCGCCAGAGGATCTGGTCCCCCGGCGCCCAGCGTGCGCACTCTCCCGTACCTGTCATGGAGAGATCTTACGGAGCGCCCGCGCCCGCCCGCTGCGACTCAGGTCACCCGGTGTGCCCGGGTGATCCGGCGGGGGTCGTCCGGGCACACCGGACGACCCCACACGTCACATCCGTCACGGCCGTGTCATCCGCAACACGTCCAGCGCCTCGTCCAGCTGTTCCACGGTCAGATCGCCGCGCTCGACATAACCCGAGGCCAGCACGGTCTCGCGGATCGTCGTGCCGTCCTTGAGGGACTGCTTGGCGACCTTCGCCGCCTCCTCGTACCCGATGTACTTGTTGAGCGGGGTGACCACCGAGGGCGAGGACTCCGCGTAGGCGCGGGCCCGCTCCACGTTGGCCGTGATGCCGTCCACCGTGCGGTCGGCCAGCAGCCGGGAGGCGCCCGCGAGCAGCCGTACGGACTCCAGCAGGTTCTTCGCGATGACCGGGAGCATCACGTTCAGCTCGAAGTTGCCCGCCGCGCCCGCCGTGGCGACCGTCGCGTCGTTCCCCGTCACCTGGGCGGCCACCATCAGGACCGCCTCCGGGATCACCGGGTTGACCTTGCCCGGCATGATCGAGGAGCCCGGCTGGAGGTCGGGCAGGTTGATCTCGGCGAGGCCGGTGCGCGGTCCGGAGGCCATCCACCGCAGGTCGTTGGAGATCTTCGTGAGCGAGACCGCGATCGTCCGGAGCTGGCCCGAGGTCTCCACCAGCCCGTCCCGGGCCCCCTGCGCCTCGAAGTGGTCGCGGGCCTCGGTCAGCGGCAGCCCGGTGGCTGAGGCGACCTCGGCGATCACGGCGGCGGAGAAGCCGGGCGGGGTGTTGATGCCGGTGCCCACCGCCGTACCGCCCAGGGGGAGTTCGGCGAGCCGGGGCAGGGAGGCGCGCAGCCGCTCCACGCCGTAGCGGATCTGGGCCGCGTAGCCGCCGAACTCCTGGCCGAGGGTGACCGGGGTGGCGTCCATCAGATGCGTACGGCCGGACTTGACGACCTCCGCGAACTCGGCTGATTTCCGCCCCAGGGATTCCGCCAGATGGTCCAGTGCGGGGATCAGATCGGCGGTGACGGCGGCGGTCGCCGCGATGTGGATGGAGGAGGGGAAGACGTCGTTGGACGACTGCGAGGCGTTGACATGGTCGTTGGGGTGGACCTCGCGGCCGAGCCGCTCGGTGGCGAGGGTGGCGATGACCTCGTTGGTGTTCATGTTCGAGGAGGTGCCGGAGCCCGTCTGGAAGACGTCCACCGGGAAGTGCTCGTCCCAGCGGCCCGACGCGACCTCGGCCGCCGCCTCCTGGATCGCGTCCGCGATGTCCGGATCGAGCACCTTCAGCTCGGCGTTGACCTTGGCCGCCGCGCCCTTGATCCGGGCCAGCGCCTCGATGTGCGCCCGCTCCAGACGCTGCCCGGAGAGGGGGAAGTTCTCCACCGCCCGCTGGGTCTGCGCACGCCACTTGGCGTGGGCCGGGACCTTCACCTCGCCCATCGAGTCGTGCTCGGTCCGGAACTCCGGACCGCCCTGCTGATCCGCGGTTGTGTCGGCCATCGTGTTTAAACCTCCTGAAAAAGATGAGCACGTGTCTTGTTCTATGTATTCCCAAGTCGCCTACCGGCCAGTAAATACCGGGGGTAACGACTCACCCGGGAGGCGCAATGACGCGCACCAGGCTCAGACTTCGAGGGCTCCGCAGCCTTCGCCGGCTCCGCTGTACGGCCGCTGTCACCGCCGCGTTCGCGGTGGCGGCCACCACTCTGGCGGTCGCCGGACCGGCCGGAGCGGCCGAATCGGGCACCGGCACCAGCACGGTCGCATCCACTCCTCTCCCGCCCGCGCTGGAAACGATCCGGGCGGCCGAGGCCACCCGGCTGTACGGCAGCCCCGCCGAACGGCCGCTCGCCGAACGCAAGACCGGGCTGATCTCACTGGGCGACAGCGAGATCTCCGGCGAGGGCGTCGGCACCTACGACCCCGGAACGAACGGGCCGGACAACTGGTGCCACCGCTCCCCGGAGGCCGCCATCCACCGCACGGGCATCGCGGCGGACGTCACGTACAACGTCTCGTGCTCCGGTGCCTATACCGGGAACATCAGAATCGGCGGAAACAAGCAGTACGCCGACGAGCTCGTCCAGAGCGACAGCCTCGCCATCAAGGCCCGCAACACCCGCATCAAGATGATCGTCCTGGTCGCCGGGGCCAACGACGATCTCCAGTTCGGCCCGGTCATGACGGACTGCGTGGTCCGCTACCTCACCCTCCAGGGCCCGTGCGAGCCCAAGTACGCGGGCGGCTGGCAGGCCCGCGTCGACGCCCTGGTCCCCAAGGTCGAGGCGACCGTCCGCGATCTGCGCACGGTGATGACCGGCGCCGGATACGCCGACAGCGACTACAAGCTGGTCCTGATGGGCTATCCCAGCCCGATCGGCCCCGACTTCCGCGACAACCCGAACTTCCCCGGCAAGCTCATCTGCGGCGGCATGGGCTACGACTCCGACACCGTCTGGGGCCGCAACACCGCCGTCCCCGCCTTCCAGGTCGGCATGCGCAAGGCGGCCGCCTCCACAGGCGCCGCCTACCTCGACAACTCCCGCCTCTTCCACGGCCACGAGGTGTGCAGCGAGGCCCCCTGGGCGCGCGGGCTCTACATCGACCTGGGCAAGCCCGGACTGCCCGACGAGAACTCCGTACGCCAGTCCTTCCACCCCAACGCGGCCGGTCACCGCGCCTTCGCCTCCTGCCTGACCCAGATGTACGACTCCGGGCTCCGCGAGGCGAGCTGCGCCGACCCGGCCAGCACCGGCAACCCGGTCCTCCAGGGCGCGGCCTGGGACGACCTGTTCACCCCCGTACGGAACGAGGCCACCGGCACCTGCGTGGACGTCCCCGCCTCGGTGACCCGCAACGGCACCGCGATCGGCGGCTGGGACTGCCACGGCGGCCGGAACCAGAACTGGTGGTACGACAGCGGTACGCAGACCCTGCGCACCGCGCTCAGCCACGACCGGTGCCTGGACGTGCCGGGCGCCAGGTACAACGCGGGCGCCACGCTCATCGTGTGGAACTGCGCGGGCGCGCCCAACCAGAAGTTCGTCCGGCAGGCGGGCACCATCCGCCCGGCCGCCGCGACCGGGCTCTGTCTGACGCTGGCGGGGGCCAAGGACCCGCTCAGGCTCCAGACGTGCGACGGCAGCGCGAAGCAGCGCTTCGCGTAGCGGGCATCCGGCGCGCGGTGGGTGGCGGGACCGTCCGCCACCCACCGCGTGCCGTCATCTCCCGGCCATCACCGCGCCCAGGATGGCCGCCAGATACGCCGGGTCGGCCACCCCGCACAGCTCGCGCGCCGAGTGCATCGAGAGCCCGGGCACACCCACGTCCACGGTGGTGACGCCGAGGCGGGCGGCGGTGAGGGGGCCGATCGACGTGCCGCAGGGCATCGCGTTGTTGGAGACGAACGGCTGCCAGGGGGCGCCCGCCCGCTCGCAGGCGGCGGTGAACACGGCGATGCCGGTGGAGTCGGTGGCGTACCGCTGGTTGACGTTCACCTTGATGGTCGGGCCGCCGTTGGGCAGCGGCCGGTGGTCGGGGTCGTGGCGCTCCGCGTAGTTGGGGTGCACCGCGTGGGCCATGTCGGCGGAGACGCAGAACGCGCCCGCCAGCGCCCGCGACCAGTCCTCGTCGCTGCCGCCCCGGGCCGCCACCGAGCGCGAGAGGACCCGCTCCAGCAGCGGGCTCTGGGCGCCCGTCTCGGAACCGCTGCCGACCTCCTCGTGGTCGAAGGCGGCCAGCACCGGGACGAAGGACGGCTCGGTGACCCCGGTCGCCGCGTCGACCAGGGCGGTCACCCCGGCGTGCACCGAGACCTGGTTGTCCAGCCGGGACGCCACGACGAACTCCCGCTCCGCGCCCAGGTATCCGGGCGGCTGGATGTCGTGCAGCATCAGGTCCCAGCCCAGCACATCGGCCGCGTCCTCCCCGGCCGCCTCCGCGACCAGCCGCAGCA carries:
- the aspA gene encoding aspartate ammonia-lyase (catalyzes the formation of fumarate from aspartate) yields the protein MADTTADQQGGPEFRTEHDSMGEVKVPAHAKWRAQTQRAVENFPLSGQRLERAHIEALARIKGAAAKVNAELKVLDPDIADAIQEAAAEVASGRWDEHFPVDVFQTGSGTSSNMNTNEVIATLATERLGREVHPNDHVNASQSSNDVFPSSIHIAATAAVTADLIPALDHLAESLGRKSAEFAEVVKSGRTHLMDATPVTLGQEFGGYAAQIRYGVERLRASLPRLAELPLGGTAVGTGINTPPGFSAAVIAEVASATGLPLTEARDHFEAQGARDGLVETSGQLRTIAVSLTKISNDLRWMASGPRTGLAEINLPDLQPGSSIMPGKVNPVIPEAVLMVAAQVTGNDATVATAGAAGNFELNVMLPVIAKNLLESVRLLAGASRLLADRTVDGITANVERARAYAESSPSVVTPLNKYIGYEEAAKVAKQSLKDGTTIRETVLASGYVERGDLTVEQLDEALDVLRMTRP
- a CDS encoding M18 family aminopeptidase, encoding MTPAPHRSHTDDLLAFIAASPSPYHVVASAAQRLEKAGFRELLGTDDWAGASGGCFVSRAGALIAWYVPEGAPAHTPFRIVGTHTDSPNLRIKPAPDTGSSGWRQIGVEIYGGVPLNTWLDRDLGISGRLALRGGPDGTPRSRLVQIDEPLLRVPQLAIHLDRSVNDGVALDRQRHIAPIWALGDPREGELLRLVAEAAGEDAADVLGWDLMLHDIQPPGYLGAEREFVVASRLDNQVSVHAGVTALVDAATGVTEPSFVPVLAAFDHEEVGSGSETGAQSPLLERVLSRSVAARGGSDEDWSRALAGAFCVSADMAHAVHPNYAERHDPDHRPLPNGGPTIKVNVNQRYATDSTGIAVFTAACERAGAPWQPFVSNNAMPCGTSIGPLTAARLGVTTVDVGVPGLSMHSARELCGVADPAYLAAILGAVMAGR